From Streptomyces sp. 6-11-2, one genomic window encodes:
- the pgsA gene encoding phosphatidylinositol phosphate synthase codes for MGQPVASRGRPATPTLGKAMLNKYARAFFTRVLTPFAAFLIRRGVSPDTVTLIGTAGVVAGALVFYPRGEFFWGTVVITLFVFSDLVDGNMARQLGRSSRWGAFLDSTLDRVADGAIFGGFALWYAGQGNDNVLCAVSIFCLASGQVVSYTKARGESIGLPVAVNGLVERAERLVISLVAAGFAGLHKFGVPGIQYLLPIALWIVAAGSLVTLIQRVVTVRRESAEAEAEAARREQGSGAAK; via the coding sequence ATGGGCCAGCCGGTGGCCAGCAGGGGCCGCCCGGCGACACCGACCCTCGGGAAGGCCATGCTGAACAAGTACGCGCGTGCATTCTTCACGCGTGTCCTCACACCGTTCGCCGCGTTTCTCATCCGCCGGGGCGTGAGCCCGGACACGGTCACGCTCATCGGGACCGCCGGAGTGGTCGCGGGTGCGCTGGTCTTCTACCCGCGGGGCGAGTTCTTCTGGGGCACGGTCGTGATCACGCTGTTCGTGTTCTCCGACCTCGTCGACGGCAACATGGCCCGCCAGCTCGGCCGCTCCAGCCGCTGGGGCGCCTTCCTCGACTCCACGCTCGACCGGGTCGCCGACGGCGCGATCTTCGGCGGTTTCGCCCTGTGGTACGCGGGTCAGGGCAACGACAACGTGCTGTGCGCGGTGTCGATCTTCTGTCTGGCCAGCGGCCAGGTGGTGTCGTACACCAAGGCCCGGGGCGAGTCGATCGGCCTGCCGGTCGCCGTCAACGGGCTGGTCGAGCGTGCCGAGCGGCTGGTGATCTCGCTGGTCGCGGCCGGGTTCGCGGGCCTGCACAAGTTCGGGGTGCCGGGCATCCAGTACCTGCTGCCGATCGCCCTGTGGATCGTCGCCGCGGGCAGCCTGGTCACGCTGATCCAGCGGGTCGTCACGGTGCGCCGGGAGTCGGCCGAGGCGGAGGCCGAGGCGGCCCGGCGGGAGCAGGGGAGCGGGGCGGCGAAATGA
- the thrS gene encoding threonine--tRNA ligase has product MSDVRVIIQRDSEREERTVTTGTTAADLFAGERSIVAARVGGELRDLAHEIEDGETVEGVEISSEDGLNILRHSTAHVMAQAVQEIFPEAKLGIGPPVRDGFYYDFDVEKPFTPEDLKAIEKKMQEIQKRGQRFSRRVVTDEAAREELADEPYKLELIGLKGSASHDDGADVEVGAGELTIYDNLDAKTGELCWKDLCRGPHLPSTRLIPAFKLMRNASAYWRGNEKNKQLQRIYGTAWPSKDELKAHLDFLAEAEKRDHRKLGNELDLFSIPEQIGSGLAVFHPKGGIIRRVMEDYSRRRHEEEGYEFVYTPHATKGKLFETSGHLDWYAEGMYPPMQLDEGVDYYLKPMNCPMHNLIFDARGRSYRELPLRLFEFGTVYRYEKSGVVHGLTRARGFTQDDAHIYCTREQMADELDKTLTFVLNLLRDYGLTDFYLELSTKDPEKYVGSDEVWEEATETLRQVGEKQGLQLVPDPGGAAFYGPKISVQVKDAIGRTWQMSTVQLDFNLPERFDLEYTAADGTKQRPVMIHRALFGSIERFFAVLLEHYAGAFPAWLAPVQAVGIPVGDAHVEYLQKFAADAKKKGLRVEVDSSSDRMQKKIRTHQKLKVPFMIIVGDDDMNAGTVSFRYRDGSQENGIPRDEALAKLLDVVERRVQV; this is encoded by the coding sequence CGCACGGTGACGACGGGCACCACGGCCGCCGACCTCTTCGCCGGCGAGCGCTCGATCGTCGCCGCGCGCGTCGGTGGCGAACTCAGGGACCTCGCCCACGAGATCGAGGACGGCGAGACCGTCGAGGGCGTCGAGATCTCCTCCGAGGACGGCCTCAACATCCTGCGCCACTCCACCGCGCACGTCATGGCGCAGGCCGTGCAGGAGATCTTCCCCGAGGCCAAGCTGGGCATCGGCCCGCCGGTCAGGGACGGCTTCTACTACGACTTCGACGTCGAGAAGCCGTTCACGCCCGAGGATCTCAAGGCCATCGAGAAGAAGATGCAGGAGATCCAGAAGCGGGGCCAGCGCTTCTCCCGCCGCGTCGTCACCGACGAGGCCGCCCGCGAGGAGCTGGCCGACGAGCCGTACAAGCTGGAGCTGATCGGTCTCAAGGGGTCGGCTTCGCACGATGACGGAGCGGACGTCGAGGTCGGCGCCGGCGAGCTGACGATCTACGACAACCTGGACGCCAAGACCGGCGAGCTGTGCTGGAAGGACCTCTGCCGCGGTCCCCACCTGCCCTCCACCCGGCTGATCCCGGCGTTCAAGCTGATGCGCAACGCCTCGGCGTACTGGCGCGGCAACGAGAAGAACAAGCAGCTCCAGCGCATCTACGGCACCGCCTGGCCGTCCAAGGACGAGCTGAAGGCGCACCTGGACTTCCTCGCCGAGGCCGAGAAGCGCGACCACCGCAAGCTGGGCAACGAGCTGGACCTGTTCTCCATCCCCGAGCAGATCGGCTCCGGCCTGGCGGTCTTCCACCCCAAGGGCGGCATCATCCGCCGGGTGATGGAGGACTACTCGCGCCGCCGCCACGAGGAGGAGGGCTACGAGTTCGTCTACACCCCGCACGCGACCAAGGGGAAGCTCTTCGAGACCTCGGGCCACCTGGACTGGTACGCCGAGGGCATGTACCCGCCCATGCAGCTCGACGAGGGCGTGGACTACTACCTCAAGCCCATGAACTGCCCGATGCACAACCTGATCTTCGACGCGCGCGGGCGGTCGTACCGGGAACTGCCCCTGCGGCTCTTCGAATTCGGCACGGTCTACCGCTACGAGAAGTCGGGTGTCGTGCACGGCCTGACCCGTGCCCGCGGCTTCACCCAGGACGACGCGCACATCTACTGCACCCGCGAGCAGATGGCCGACGAGCTCGACAAGACGCTCACCTTCGTGCTGAACCTGCTGCGCGACTACGGCCTGACCGACTTCTACCTGGAGCTTTCCACCAAGGACCCGGAGAAGTACGTCGGCTCCGACGAGGTCTGGGAGGAGGCCACCGAGACCCTGCGCCAGGTCGGCGAGAAGCAGGGCCTGCAGCTGGTGCCGGACCCGGGTGGCGCGGCGTTCTACGGCCCGAAGATCTCCGTCCAGGTCAAGGACGCGATCGGCCGCACCTGGCAGATGTCGACGGTCCAGCTCGACTTCAACCTGCCAGAGCGCTTCGACCTGGAGTACACGGCCGCGGACGGCACCAAGCAGCGCCCGGTCATGATCCACCGCGCGCTGTTCGGAAGCATCGAGCGGTTCTTCGCGGTCCTGCTGGAGCACTACGCGGGCGCGTTCCCGGCGTGGCTGGCGCCCGTCCAGGCGGTCGGGATTCCGGTGGGCGACGCCCACGTGGAGTACCTCCAGAAGTTCGCCGCGGACGCGAAGAAGAAGGGCCTGCGCGTCGAGGTGGACTCCTCCTCGGACCGCATGCAGAAGAAGATCAGGACGCATCAGAAGCTCAAGGTGCCGTTCATGATCATCGTCGGTGACGACGACATGAACGCGGGCACGGTGTCGTTCCGCTACCGCGACGGTTCCCAGGAGAACGGCATTCCGCGTGACGAGGCGCTGGCGAAGCTCCTCGACGTGGTGGAGCGCCGCGTACAGGTGTGA
- the pdxS gene encoding pyridoxal 5'-phosphate synthase lyase subunit PdxS, whose translation MAEQLKGGVIMDVVTPEQAKIAEDAGAVAVMALERVPADIRKDGGVARMSDPDMIEGIIDAVSIPVMAKSRIGHFVEAQVLQSLGVDYIDESEVLTPADEVNHSDKWAFTTPFVCGATNLGEALRRIAEGAAMIRSKGEAGTGNVVEAVRHLRQIKNEIARLRGYDNHELYAAAKELRAPYELVKEVAELGKLPVVLFSAGGVATPADAALMRQLGAEGVFVGSGIFKSGDPAKRAAAIVKATTFYDDPKIIAEASRNLGEAMVGINCDTLPETERYANRGW comes from the coding sequence ATGGCCGAGCAGCTCAAGGGCGGCGTGATCATGGACGTCGTCACGCCGGAGCAGGCGAAGATCGCCGAGGACGCGGGCGCCGTCGCGGTCATGGCCCTGGAGCGTGTCCCCGCCGACATCCGCAAGGACGGCGGCGTGGCCCGCATGTCCGACCCGGACATGATCGAGGGCATCATCGACGCCGTCTCCATTCCGGTCATGGCCAAGTCCCGCATCGGCCACTTCGTCGAGGCCCAGGTCCTTCAGTCGCTCGGCGTCGACTACATCGACGAGTCCGAGGTCCTCACCCCGGCCGACGAGGTCAACCACTCCGACAAGTGGGCCTTCACCACCCCCTTCGTCTGCGGCGCCACCAACCTCGGCGAGGCCCTGCGCCGGATCGCCGAGGGCGCCGCGATGATCCGCTCCAAGGGCGAGGCCGGCACCGGCAACGTCGTCGAGGCCGTCCGCCACCTGCGCCAGATCAAGAACGAGATCGCCCGCCTGCGCGGCTACGACAACCACGAGCTGTACGCCGCCGCCAAGGAGCTGCGCGCCCCGTACGAGCTGGTCAAGGAGGTCGCCGAGCTGGGCAAGCTCCCGGTCGTGCTGTTCTCCGCCGGCGGTGTGGCCACCCCCGCCGACGCGGCCCTGATGCGCCAGCTCGGTGCCGAGGGCGTCTTCGTCGGCTCCGGCATCTTCAAGTCCGGCGACCCGGCCAAGCGCGCCGCCGCCATCGTGAAGGCCACCACCTTCTACGACGACCCGAAGATCATCGCGGAGGCGTCCCGCAACCTCGGCGAGGCCATGGTCGGCATCAACTGCGACACCCTCCCCGAGACCGAGCGCTACGCCAACCGCGGCTGGTGA
- the pdxT gene encoding pyridoxal 5'-phosphate synthase glutaminase subunit PdxT, translating into MTDSPVIGVLALQGDVREHLIALAAADAVARPVRRPEELAEVDGLVLPGGESTTISKLAVLFGVMDPLRARVRDGMPVYGTCAGMIMLADKILDPRSGQETVGGIDMIVRRNAFGRQNESFEAAVDVKGVLGDPVEGVFIRAPWVESVGVGAEVLAEHDGHIVAVRQGNALATSFHPELTGDHRMHALFVDMVRANRTAESL; encoded by the coding sequence ATGACCGACTCACCCGTCATTGGCGTCCTGGCCCTCCAGGGCGACGTACGGGAGCACCTCATCGCCCTGGCCGCGGCGGACGCCGTGGCCAGGCCGGTGCGGCGCCCCGAAGAGCTCGCCGAGGTCGACGGCCTCGTCCTCCCCGGCGGCGAGTCCACCACCATCTCCAAGCTGGCCGTCCTCTTCGGAGTGATGGACCCCCTCCGCGCGCGCGTGCGGGACGGCATGCCTGTCTACGGCACCTGCGCCGGCATGATCATGCTCGCCGACAAGATCCTCGACCCGCGTTCGGGCCAGGAGACCGTCGGCGGTATCGACATGATCGTGCGCCGCAACGCCTTCGGGCGGCAGAACGAGTCGTTCGAGGCCGCCGTCGACGTCAAGGGCGTTCTGGGAGATCCTGTGGAGGGCGTTTTCATCCGCGCCCCCTGGGTCGAGTCCGTCGGCGTCGGAGCCGAGGTGCTCGCCGAGCACGACGGCCACATCGTCGCGGTCCGCCAGGGTAACGCGCTGGCCACGTCGTTCCACCCGGAACTGACCGGCGACCACCGTATGCACGCCCTGTTCGTCGACATGGTGCGCGCGAACCGGACAGCGGAGTCCTTGTAG
- a CDS encoding phosphatidylinositol mannoside acyltransferase has translation MTVQERLTDGLYGLGWGTVKKLPEPVAARLGRTVADLAWRQRGKGVRRLEGNYARVVPDATPERLAELSRAGMRSYLRYWMESFRLPAWSAERIRAGFDPKDLHHLTDGLAAGRGVVLALPHLANWDLAGAWVTTELKTPFTTVAERLKPETLYDRFVAYREGLGMEVLPHSGGSAFGTLARRLRDGGLVCLVADRDLSASGVEVTFFGETARMPAGPALLAQQTGALLLPVTLWYDDSPVMRGRVHPPVDVPGTGTRAEKTSVMTQALADAFATGIAEHPEDWHMLQRLWLADLDPGRDPARPGKATA, from the coding sequence ATGACCGTCCAGGAGCGGCTCACCGACGGGCTGTACGGGCTCGGCTGGGGCACCGTGAAGAAGCTCCCCGAACCGGTCGCCGCGCGGCTCGGCCGCACGGTCGCCGACCTGGCCTGGCGACAGCGGGGCAAGGGTGTGCGGCGGCTGGAGGGCAACTACGCGCGCGTGGTCCCCGACGCGACCCCCGAGCGCCTCGCCGAGCTGTCGCGTGCGGGGATGCGCTCGTACCTGCGCTACTGGATGGAGTCCTTCCGGTTGCCGGCCTGGAGCGCCGAGCGGATCAGGGCGGGCTTCGACCCCAAGGACCTGCACCACCTGACCGACGGTCTGGCGGCAGGCAGGGGCGTCGTCCTCGCCCTGCCCCACCTGGCCAACTGGGACCTGGCCGGCGCCTGGGTCACCACCGAGCTGAAGACGCCGTTCACGACGGTCGCCGAGCGGCTGAAGCCGGAGACGCTCTACGACCGGTTCGTCGCCTACCGCGAGGGCCTCGGCATGGAGGTCCTGCCGCACAGCGGCGGCTCCGCGTTCGGCACGCTGGCCCGGCGGCTGCGCGACGGCGGCCTGGTCTGCCTGGTCGCCGACCGTGACCTGTCGGCCTCCGGGGTGGAGGTGACGTTCTTCGGCGAGACGGCCCGGATGCCCGCCGGGCCCGCCCTCCTCGCCCAGCAGACGGGAGCCCTGCTGCTGCCCGTCACCCTCTGGTACGACGACTCGCCCGTCATGCGGGGCCGTGTCCATCCCCCGGTCGACGTGCCCGGGACAGGTACGCGGGCCGAGAAGACGTCTGTCATGACACAGGCGCTGGCCGACGCCTTCGCCACGGGGATCGCCGAGCATCCGGAGGACTGGCACATGCTTCAGCGCTTGTGGCTCGCGGACCTGGATCCCGGGCGGGATCCGGCGCGTCCCGGGAAGGCGACGGCGTGA
- a CDS encoding cytochrome d ubiquinol oxidase subunit II, translating to MGAEVTDGFDFSPGAQVPLSGSAGQTAATNALAAAAYRDDEVTKILAADNEWHQSKVSLPRPWAKIFRPRFGEAFSRAVIDRMLGAGRKPLIQSFGLEPQVVVEHCLAAHRIRRDRDNWLTAVTVLCGLLFLPGLFVWLLVFTLRATIGKREDKRAGALANTLLVAMAALAVLFLIRMPFTDFWAWYARAAVVMPVIGWFWAKQICERSARELRARWEGLLTGGGVGAKIPEAVPGNPGDAAEQVRKELARLSAEQRSNSVFYAGPKGILGMGTRWGSWQLAEELVSAEPGKEFHPFRSWDVITAIQGGLAMLERTSVNTGGFPKPTVTHWVVTPIGENAKEVSRPSGTDVETYTVRTHAIQDICNKQQFGSGDRHYLGVQWTLWDGHLVITMLVTVTVLHDTLRIEVTGHALGPVNPLFNEKPAAKEKEVQKALRFWETRKVKLPLIDADEVVRLAARAPLSWYPPLLKWLGGSLTLPEPFGLRHAWADQPWRHRFMADDALRAATPVLRVVHAAALKVLKENGVNVEKFGSRSAVLSGAVQDVSPRKADSYDA from the coding sequence ATGGGGGCGGAAGTGACGGACGGATTCGATTTCAGTCCCGGGGCTCAGGTGCCCCTGTCCGGCTCGGCGGGGCAGACGGCGGCGACCAACGCGCTCGCCGCGGCCGCCTACCGGGACGACGAAGTGACCAAGATCCTGGCCGCGGACAACGAATGGCACCAGTCCAAGGTCAGTCTGCCGCGCCCCTGGGCGAAGATCTTCCGCCCCAGGTTCGGCGAGGCCTTCTCCCGCGCGGTGATCGACCGCATGCTCGGCGCCGGGCGCAAACCGCTCATCCAGTCCTTCGGCCTCGAACCCCAGGTCGTCGTGGAGCACTGCCTGGCCGCCCACCGCATCCGCCGCGACCGCGACAACTGGCTGACGGCGGTGACGGTACTGTGCGGGCTGCTCTTCCTGCCCGGCCTCTTCGTGTGGCTGCTCGTGTTCACCTTGCGCGCCACCATCGGCAAACGTGAGGACAAACGAGCCGGCGCGCTCGCCAACACCCTGCTGGTCGCCATGGCCGCACTCGCCGTGCTCTTCCTGATCAGGATGCCCTTCACCGACTTCTGGGCCTGGTACGCACGCGCGGCGGTCGTCATGCCCGTGATCGGCTGGTTCTGGGCCAAGCAGATCTGCGAACGCTCGGCGCGCGAACTGCGGGCGCGCTGGGAAGGCCTCCTGACCGGCGGCGGCGTGGGCGCCAAGATCCCCGAAGCCGTTCCGGGCAACCCCGGCGACGCGGCCGAACAAGTACGCAAGGAACTCGCCCGGCTCAGCGCCGAGCAGCGCTCCAACTCCGTCTTCTACGCCGGGCCCAAGGGCATACTCGGCATGGGCACCCGCTGGGGCAGCTGGCAGCTGGCCGAGGAACTGGTCTCCGCCGAACCGGGCAAGGAGTTCCACCCCTTCCGCAGCTGGGACGTCATCACCGCGATCCAGGGCGGCCTGGCCATGCTCGAACGCACCTCCGTCAACACCGGCGGCTTCCCCAAGCCGACCGTCACCCACTGGGTCGTCACACCGATCGGGGAGAACGCCAAGGAGGTCTCCCGGCCGAGCGGCACCGACGTCGAGACGTACACCGTCAGGACGCACGCCATACAGGACATCTGCAACAAGCAGCAGTTCGGCAGCGGCGACCGCCACTACCTCGGGGTCCAGTGGACCCTCTGGGACGGCCATCTGGTGATCACCATGCTGGTCACCGTGACGGTGCTGCACGACACCCTGCGCATCGAGGTCACCGGCCACGCCCTGGGACCGGTCAACCCCCTGTTCAACGAGAAACCGGCGGCCAAGGAGAAGGAGGTCCAGAAGGCGCTCCGCTTCTGGGAGACCCGCAAGGTGAAACTGCCCCTGATCGACGCCGACGAGGTGGTACGGCTCGCCGCCCGCGCCCCCCTGTCCTGGTACCCGCCGCTGCTGAAGTGGCTCGGCGGCAGCCTCACCCTGCCCGAGCCGTTCGGCCTGCGGCACGCCTGGGCCGACCAGCCCTGGCGGCACCGCTTCATGGCCGACGACGCGCTGCGCGCCGCCACCCCCGTGCTGCGGGTGGTGCACGCCGCGGCGCTCAAGGTCCTCAAGGAGAACGGCGTGAACGTCGAGAAGTTCGGCTCCCGCTCCGCGGTCCTCAGCGGCGCCGTCCAGGACGTGTCGCCGAGGAAGGCCGACTCCTACGACGCGTGA
- a CDS encoding HIT domain-containing protein — protein MTSEPEQQIGVGTQDAFQRLWTPHRMAYIQGENKPSGPGADDGCPFCSIPAKSDEDGLIVRRGELVYAVLNLYPYNGGHLMTVPYRHVADYTDLTEAETAELAELTKQAMRALRAASGAHGFNIGMNQGTVAGAGIAAHLHQHIVPRWGGDTNFMPVVGHTKVLPQLLADTRKMLAEAWQE, from the coding sequence ATGACGAGTGAGCCGGAGCAGCAGATCGGAGTGGGGACGCAGGACGCGTTCCAGCGCCTGTGGACGCCCCATCGGATGGCCTACATCCAGGGCGAGAACAAGCCGAGCGGCCCCGGTGCCGACGACGGCTGCCCCTTCTGCTCGATCCCGGCCAAGTCCGACGAGGACGGGCTGATCGTCCGGCGCGGCGAGCTGGTGTACGCGGTACTCAATCTGTACCCCTACAACGGCGGCCACCTGATGACCGTGCCCTACCGTCACGTCGCCGACTACACCGACCTGACCGAGGCGGAGACCGCGGAGCTGGCGGAGCTGACCAAGCAGGCGATGCGGGCGCTGCGCGCCGCCTCCGGCGCCCATGGCTTCAACATCGGCATGAACCAGGGCACGGTCGCCGGCGCCGGTATCGCCGCCCATCTGCACCAGCACATCGTGCCCCGCTGGGGCGGTGACACGAACTTCATGCCGGTGGTCGGCCACACGAAGGTGCTGCCGCAGCTTCTCGCCGACACCCGCAAGATGCTCGCGGAGGCCTGGCAGGAGTAG
- a CDS encoding elongation factor G-like protein EF-G2 — protein MGDKTQTHPGAAGRARAADHPASVRNVVLVGHSGSGKTTLVEALALTAGAVNRAGRVEDGGSISDYDEIEHRQQRSVQLSLVPVEWDGIKINVLDTPGYADFVGELRAGLRAADAALFVVSASDGVDGSTRMVWEECAAVGMPRAIVITHLEAARADFEEMTRVCAEAFGADDPDAVLPLYLPLRGPQGPDGHAPATGLVGLLTQKLFDYSSGERKESEPGEDQLPQLEEARNRLIEGIIAESEDETLMDRYLGGEQVDVKTLIEDLERAVARGAFFPVLAAAPAAEGAKQGIGTVEILELIIRGFPTPLEHEAPAVTTIDGGPRELRPCDPDGPLVAEIVKTSSDPYVGRVSLIRVFSGTLRPDETVHVSGHGLADRGHEDHDVDERVGALSTPFGKQQRPVTHVIAGDLACVAKLGRAETGDTLSAKDDPLLMEPWQMPDPLLPLAIQAHSKPDEDKLSQGLARLVAEDPTMRLEQNQDTHQVVLWCLGEAHADVALERLRSRYGVQVDVVPHRVSLRETFADRSAGRGRHVKQSGGHGQYAICEIEVEPLPGGSGIEFVDKVVGGAVPRQFIPSVEKGVRTQAAKGVAAGHPLIDVRVTLLDGKAHSVDSSDAAFQTAGALALREAAADARIHLLEPVAEVTVLVGDDYVGPVMSDLSGRRGRVLGTEQVGSGRTLIRAEVPEIEIGRYAIDLRSLSHGTARFDRRYVRHEPMPPQVADRIRQQEREAS, from the coding sequence ATGGGCGACAAGACGCAGACCCACCCCGGAGCCGCCGGCAGGGCAAGGGCGGCCGACCATCCCGCATCCGTACGCAATGTGGTGCTGGTCGGCCACTCCGGATCGGGCAAGACGACCCTGGTGGAGGCTCTCGCGCTGACCGCGGGAGCGGTGAACCGTGCGGGCCGCGTGGAGGACGGCGGCAGCATCTCGGACTACGACGAGATCGAGCACCGGCAGCAGCGCTCGGTACAACTCTCCCTGGTGCCCGTCGAATGGGACGGCATCAAGATCAACGTGCTGGACACCCCCGGCTACGCCGACTTCGTCGGGGAACTCAGGGCCGGTCTGCGCGCCGCGGACGCGGCCCTGTTCGTCGTCTCGGCCTCCGACGGCGTGGACGGCTCGACCCGCATGGTCTGGGAGGAGTGCGCGGCCGTCGGCATGCCCCGCGCCATCGTGATCACTCACCTGGAGGCCGCCCGCGCGGACTTCGAGGAGATGACACGGGTGTGCGCGGAGGCGTTCGGCGCGGACGACCCCGACGCCGTCCTGCCCCTCTACCTGCCGCTGCGCGGCCCGCAGGGACCCGACGGGCACGCGCCCGCGACCGGTCTGGTCGGACTGCTGACGCAGAAGCTGTTCGACTACTCCTCCGGCGAGCGCAAGGAGTCCGAACCGGGCGAGGACCAGCTGCCGCAGCTGGAGGAGGCCCGCAACCGGCTGATCGAGGGCATCATCGCCGAGAGCGAGGACGAGACCCTCATGGACCGCTACCTCGGCGGTGAACAGGTCGACGTCAAGACGCTCATCGAGGACCTGGAACGAGCCGTCGCCCGCGGGGCGTTCTTCCCCGTCCTGGCCGCCGCGCCCGCCGCCGAGGGCGCCAAGCAGGGCATCGGCACCGTGGAAATCCTGGAGCTGATCATCCGCGGCTTCCCCACCCCGCTGGAGCACGAGGCACCCGCGGTCACCACCATCGACGGCGGCCCGCGCGAACTGCGGCCGTGCGACCCGGACGGGCCGCTGGTCGCCGAGATCGTCAAGACCTCCTCCGACCCGTACGTCGGCCGCGTCTCCCTGATTCGCGTCTTCTCCGGCACCCTGCGCCCCGACGAGACCGTGCACGTCTCCGGACACGGCCTGGCCGACCGCGGACACGAGGACCACGATGTCGACGAGCGGGTCGGCGCCCTGTCCACCCCCTTCGGCAAGCAGCAGCGCCCGGTGACGCACGTCATCGCCGGCGACCTCGCGTGCGTGGCGAAACTGGGCCGCGCCGAGACCGGCGACACGCTCTCCGCCAAGGACGACCCGCTGCTGATGGAGCCGTGGCAGATGCCCGACCCGCTGCTGCCCCTCGCCATCCAGGCCCACAGCAAACCCGATGAGGACAAGCTCTCCCAGGGCCTGGCCCGGCTCGTCGCGGAGGACCCGACGATGCGCCTGGAGCAGAACCAGGACACCCACCAGGTGGTGCTGTGGTGCCTCGGCGAGGCCCACGCCGACGTCGCCCTGGAACGGCTGCGCAGCCGCTACGGCGTCCAGGTCGACGTCGTACCGCACCGCGTCTCGCTGCGCGAGACGTTCGCGGACCGGTCCGCGGGGCGCGGACGGCACGTCAAGCAGTCGGGTGGCCACGGCCAGTACGCCATCTGCGAGATCGAGGTGGAACCGCTGCCGGGCGGCTCGGGCATCGAGTTCGTGGACAAGGTCGTCGGCGGAGCCGTGCCACGGCAGTTCATCCCGTCGGTGGAGAAGGGGGTACGGACCCAGGCCGCCAAGGGCGTCGCCGCCGGCCACCCGCTGATCGACGTACGCGTCACCCTGCTGGACGGCAAGGCCCACTCGGTGGACTCCTCCGACGCGGCCTTCCAGACCGCGGGCGCGCTCGCACTGCGGGAGGCCGCGGCCGACGCGCGGATCCACCTGCTGGAACCGGTGGCCGAGGTGACCGTGCTGGTCGGCGACGACTACGTGGGGCCCGTGATGAGCGACCTGTCCGGACGGCGCGGCCGGGTGCTGGGCACCGAACAGGTGGGCAGCGGCCGCACCCTGATACGCGCCGAGGTGCCCGAGATCGAGATCGGCCGGTACGCGATCGACCTGCGGTCCCTGTCGCACGGCACGGCCCGCTTCGACCGCCGGTACGTACGGCACGAGCCGATGCCGCCCCAGGTGGCCGACCGCATACGCCAACAGGAGCGCGAGGCCTCATAG
- a CDS encoding glycosyltransferase family 4 protein encodes MRIGIVCPYSWDVPGGVQFHIRDLAEYFIGLGHEVSVLAPADDDTPLPPYAVSAGRAVPVPYNGSVARLNFGFLSAARVRRWLHEGRFDVIHIHEPTSPSLGLLACWAAQGPIVATFHTSNPRSRAMIAAYAILQAALEKISARIAVSEYARRTLVEHLGGDAVVIPNGVDVDFFARAEPRPEWQGDTIGFIGRIDEPRKGLPVLMRALPGILAARPGARLLVAGRGDEEQAVEDLPRELRSRVEFLGMISDEDKARLLRSVDLYVAPNTGGESFGIILVEALSAGAPVLASDLDAFAQVLDQGKAGELFANEDADALAEAAVRLLSDPSRRAELRERGSTHVRRFDWSTVGADILSVYETVTAGAAAVAADERTTGLRARLGLARD; translated from the coding sequence GTGAGGATCGGCATCGTCTGCCCGTACTCGTGGGACGTGCCCGGTGGTGTGCAGTTCCACATCCGGGACCTGGCGGAGTACTTCATCGGCCTCGGCCACGAGGTGTCCGTCCTCGCCCCCGCCGACGACGACACCCCGCTGCCTCCCTACGCCGTCTCGGCCGGCCGGGCGGTCCCGGTGCCCTACAACGGCTCGGTGGCCCGGCTCAACTTCGGCTTCCTGTCGGCGGCCCGGGTGCGGCGCTGGCTGCACGAGGGCCGGTTCGACGTGATCCACATCCACGAGCCGACCTCGCCGTCGCTGGGCCTGCTGGCCTGCTGGGCGGCCCAGGGGCCGATCGTCGCCACCTTCCACACCTCCAATCCCCGGTCGCGGGCGATGATCGCCGCGTACGCCATCCTCCAGGCGGCCCTGGAGAAGATCAGCGCGCGGATCGCGGTGAGCGAGTACGCCCGCCGCACCCTCGTCGAGCACCTCGGCGGCGACGCGGTGGTCATCCCCAACGGCGTCGACGTCGACTTCTTCGCCCGTGCCGAGCCCAGGCCCGAGTGGCAGGGGGACACGATCGGTTTCATCGGCCGCATCGACGAGCCCCGCAAGGGCCTGCCCGTGCTGATGCGGGCGCTGCCCGGTATCCTCGCCGCCCGCCCGGGGGCCCGTCTGCTGGTCGCGGGCCGCGGGGACGAGGAGCAGGCGGTGGAGGACCTGCCGAGGGAACTGCGCTCGCGCGTGGAGTTCCTGGGCATGATCAGCGACGAGGACAAGGCGCGTCTCCTGCGCAGCGTGGACCTGTACGTGGCCCCGAACACCGGCGGGGAGAGCTTCGGCATCATCCTGGTCGAGGCCCTGTCGGCCGGAGCCCCGGTCCTCGCCTCGGACCTGGACGCCTTCGCCCAGGTCCTGGACCAGGGCAAGGCCGGTGAACTCTTCGCCAACGAGGACGCCGACGCCCTCGCCGAAGCCGCCGTGCGCCTGCTGTCCGACCCGTCCCGCCGAGCCGAACTGCGCGAACGCGGCAGCACCCATGTGCGCCGCTTCGACTGGTCGACCGTCGGCGCCGACATCCTCTCCGTCTACGAAACGGTCACCGCCGGCGCCGCGGCCGTCGCCGCCGACGAACGCACCACGGGGCTGCGGGCCCGCCTGGGCCTGGCCCGCGACTGA